In a single window of the Cherax quadricarinatus isolate ZL_2023a chromosome 88, ASM3850222v1, whole genome shotgun sequence genome:
- the LOC128698534 gene encoding beta-galactosidase: MHGNFYYCMPGSNMGSTFQACPTSYDYDAPLSEAGDPTEKYWVIRNITQKYLPLPSGDVPPASPKYTYGNVQLSPVGNVLQMSTLLQSLTQQYPLTFEQLSVASGLVLYETVLPFRISDPARLSINEVHDRGYVFVESRFAGIVSREQELYDLALSALPNQTISIVVESQGRICYGSQINDFKGLTTNVTINGNTLENWKMVPIPLSNVPRLSSALKRLKFKVTTSGISPQELLATPQGGMTFYEGSFNVPDDDSHPQDTFLRLDGWGKGIVWVNDFCLGRYWPEVGPQVTLYIPNGVLMKGPNTLVVLEYEVSPCVLPDSCLLTLQDKHVINGPTPA; this comes from the exons ATGCATGGAAACTTTTATTATTGTATGCCAGGATCAAACATGGGGTCAACTTTCCAGGCGTGCCCGACATCATATGATTATGATGCACCGCTGTCTGAGGCAGGAGATCCAACTGAGAAGTATTGGGTTATTAGGAATATTACTCAAAAG TACCTTCCTCTGCCGTCCGGAGATGTGCCACCGGCCTCACCAAAGTACACCTATGGTAATGTACAGTTGTCACCAGTGGGCAATGTACTGCAGATGTCTACACTTCTTCAGTCTCTCACACAACAGTATCCTCTCACTTTTGAGCAACTCAGTGTTGCCAGTGGTCTGGTCTTGTACGAGACCGTCCTGCCATTTAGAATT AGTGACCCAGCTCGCTTAAGCATTAATGAAGTACACGACAGAGGTTACGTGTTTGTGGAGTCTCGGTTTGCTGGTATAGTGTCTCGGGAACAAGAGTTGTATGATCTAGCCCTCTCTGCACTCCCTAACCAGACTATCTCTATTGTTGTGGAGAGTCAAGGGCGAATATGCTACGGTTCACAAATTAAtgattttaag GGACTGACTACAAATGTAACAATAAATGGTAACACTTTGGAAAACTGGAAAATGGTCCCGATACCACTGAGCAATGTGCCTCGTCTCTCCTCTGCTCTTAAACGACTTAAATTCAAAGTAACGACAAGTGGAATATCTCCACAAGAACTACTGGCAACTCCTCAAGGTGGAATGACTTTCTATGAAGGCTCATTCAATGTACCTGATGATGACTCACACCCACAAGACACATTTCTTCGTCTGGATGGCTGGGGAAAG GGTATAGTGTGGGTGAACGACTTCTGCCTTGGCCGGTACTGGCCAGAGGTTGGCCCTCAGGTGACATTGTACATCCCCAACGGTGTCTTAATGAAAGGCCCCAACACCCTGGTGGTACTAGAGTATGAAGTATCACCCTGTGTGCTCCCTGATTCGTGCTTACTTACTCTTCAAGATAAACATGTAATTAATGGACCCACTCCTGCATAA